Proteins encoded together in one Terriglobia bacterium window:
- a CDS encoding DUF420 domain-containing protein, which produces MSITELPALNATLNGISAALLAGGFLSILNRKILLHKIFMVSAFFTSTAFLVSYLTYHVHVGSVHFRYFGWIRPVYFSILLTHTVLAALIVPLVLVTLSRALRGKYEKHKKIARWTLPLWFYVSVTGVVIYWMLYRM; this is translated from the coding sequence ATTTCCATCACTGAACTGCCGGCCCTTAATGCCACCTTAAACGGAATCAGTGCGGCCCTTCTGGCGGGCGGGTTCCTCTCGATCCTGAATCGAAAGATCCTCCTCCATAAGATTTTCATGGTATCGGCCTTTTTCACGTCGACTGCGTTTTTGGTTTCCTATCTGACTTATCATGTTCACGTCGGTTCGGTGCATTTCAGGTATTTTGGTTGGATACGGCCGGTATACTTCAGTATCCTTCTCACTCACACGGTCCTGGCCGCCCTCATCGTTCCCCTGGTGCTGGTGACGCTGTCCCGTGCCCTGCGGGGGAAATATGAGAAACATAAAAAGATAGCGCGATGGACACTCCCCTTGTGGTTCTATGTCTCGGTGACGGGCGTCGTGATTTACTGGATGCTTTACCGGATGTGA
- a CDS encoding HEAT repeat domain-containing protein, giving the protein MDETLQADHLSNPQVQRKRPRWSMILILLAAWLVTLMPFLFWKATWFGTRLSDAQLAGYLSDSKNPRHAQHALVQVSDRMSRGDRSVVQFYPQMVALADSPVVELRMTAAWVMGQDNNYDPFHRALLKLVSDQDPLVRWNAALALVRFSDATGRTALHEILRPFTLYAPVAGTFKERLKPGDSVNRGTLMARLTTASADAPVEIRSPIPGRITSQLVSNGRSLPGGTPVFILAPDEKQVWEALRALYLIGVPSDLPDVQPFTHPMVHMSDRIRQQAQLTVQAIQKRGAAN; this is encoded by the coding sequence ATGGACGAAACACTACAAGCCGATCACTTGTCGAATCCGCAGGTTCAGAGAAAGAGACCTCGATGGTCGATGATCCTGATTCTGCTGGCGGCCTGGCTCGTCACTCTGATGCCTTTCCTCTTCTGGAAAGCCACCTGGTTTGGCACTCGTCTCAGCGATGCCCAGCTAGCCGGTTACTTGAGTGACAGCAAAAATCCGAGGCACGCACAGCATGCCCTGGTCCAGGTCTCGGATCGGATGTCTCGGGGCGACCGGAGTGTGGTTCAGTTCTACCCGCAAATGGTCGCCCTGGCAGACAGTCCCGTGGTGGAGTTACGCATGACGGCGGCCTGGGTGATGGGGCAGGACAACAACTACGATCCATTTCATAGAGCGCTGCTCAAACTGGTAAGTGATCAAGATCCATTGGTGAGGTGGAATGCGGCGCTGGCGCTGGTGCGTTTCAGCGATGCCACTGGACGGACTGCGCTCCACGAAATACTCCGGCCGTTCACCCTTTATGCGCCCGTTGCGGGAACTTTCAAAGAACGTCTAAAACCCGGGGACTCGGTGAACCGGGGCACTCTGATGGCGCGCCTTACAACTGCTTCGGCCGACGCCCCCGTGGAAATTCGTTCCCCCATCCCCGGGCGGATTACCTCGCAACTCGTCTCCAATGGCAGGAGTCTTCCCGGGGGCACCCCGGTGTTCATCCTCGCACCTGATGAAAAGCAGGTTTGGGAGGCGCTTCGCGCCCTGTACCTGATCGGCGTGCCTTCCGACCTTCCCGACGTCCAACCGTTCACCCACCCCATGGTCCATATGTCGGACCGGATCCGACAACAAGCCCAACTCACCGTCCAGGCCATTCAAAAGCGTGGGGCGGCGAATTAG
- the fabG gene encoding 3-oxoacyl-[acyl-carrier-protein] reductase, producing the protein MLLENKVAVVTGASQGIGRAIALVLAEAGATVVALARQVEKLNTLRAEIEALGRPAVVIQCDVSSAEEIKRTFEGVIKQLGRVDVLVNNAGITRDGLVMRMKREDWDVVMATNLTSVFHTIQEALKCMVRQRYGRIINITSVVAQSGNAGQANYVAAKSGLIGLTKSIALEVASRNITVNAVAPGFIDTAMTAGLPETTRQKLLDMIPLKRMGSDREVAWAVRFLASDEAAYITGQVLSVNGGMYM; encoded by the coding sequence ATGTTGCTTGAAAATAAAGTAGCCGTGGTGACGGGTGCGTCGCAGGGGATTGGGCGCGCTATCGCACTCGTCCTGGCGGAGGCGGGGGCCACGGTAGTGGCCTTGGCACGTCAGGTGGAGAAATTGAACACCCTGCGTGCCGAAATTGAAGCCTTGGGGCGACCGGCGGTTGTGATACAATGCGACGTTTCCTCGGCGGAGGAAATCAAGCGGACATTTGAGGGAGTCATTAAGCAATTGGGGCGGGTGGACGTCCTGGTCAACAATGCCGGAATTACACGCGACGGCCTTGTCATGCGCATGAAACGCGAGGATTGGGACGTGGTGATGGCGACCAATCTCACCAGTGTCTTTCATACCATCCAGGAAGCCCTCAAATGCATGGTGCGACAGCGGTATGGCCGGATCATTAATATCACCTCGGTGGTGGCGCAGTCCGGCAACGCCGGGCAGGCCAATTACGTTGCCGCCAAATCGGGCCTGATCGGCCTGACAAAATCAATTGCCTTGGAAGTCGCTTCCCGCAACATTACCGTCAACGCGGTGGCGCCGGGTTTCATCGACACCGCGATGACGGCCGGCCTGCCGGAAACGACCCGGCAGAAATTGCTGGACATGATTCCATTGAAACGAATGGGGTCGGATCGCGAGGTGGCCTGGGCCGTGAGGTTCCTGGCATCGGACGAAGCTGCATATATTACCGGCCAGGTCCTGAGTGTCAATGGGGGGATGTACATGTGA
- the fabD gene encoding ACP S-malonyltransferase, whose product MSKIAFIFPGQASQYAGMGKELAEKFPAAHRVFEEADRSLGFQISKLCFDGPEEELQLTMNTQPAILAVSVAAYRVLEEKGLQPEVVAGHSLGEYSALVAAGAIPLSQAVQIVHNRGIYMQEAVPVGEGAMAAILGLPLDCVYQICADARQDEECSAANINSPAQIVIAGSKGAVERAVKLATEAGAKRAILLNVSAPFHCRLMMPAQERLEHDLMRLDFDDLSFPLVTNVDGEFITTGLAARTSLVRQVSSPVMWEDSIRAMIARDIDTFVEVGPGRVLSGVVKQIDRSRRMLNVEDEKSLTATLEALHDAVRTGR is encoded by the coding sequence TTGAGCAAAATCGCCTTCATTTTCCCCGGACAGGCATCGCAATATGCGGGCATGGGCAAGGAGCTCGCAGAAAAGTTTCCTGCTGCCCATCGGGTCTTCGAAGAGGCCGATCGGAGCCTCGGATTTCAAATCAGCAAACTCTGCTTTGACGGGCCGGAGGAAGAGCTCCAGTTGACCATGAACACGCAGCCGGCCATCCTCGCGGTTTCGGTCGCCGCCTACCGGGTCCTTGAAGAGAAAGGTTTGCAGCCTGAAGTGGTGGCAGGCCACAGCCTGGGGGAATACTCCGCATTAGTGGCCGCCGGGGCAATTCCTCTCTCCCAGGCCGTTCAGATCGTCCACAACCGCGGGATTTACATGCAGGAGGCGGTTCCTGTGGGGGAGGGCGCCATGGCGGCGATCCTCGGTTTACCCCTGGACTGCGTTTATCAAATCTGTGCGGATGCGCGGCAGGACGAAGAATGCTCTGCCGCCAATATCAATTCGCCCGCCCAGATTGTGATCGCAGGTTCAAAGGGCGCCGTGGAACGGGCGGTGAAGCTGGCGACCGAAGCGGGGGCGAAGCGAGCAATCCTTCTGAATGTCAGTGCTCCCTTTCATTGCCGATTGATGATGCCCGCCCAGGAGCGGCTGGAACACGATTTAATGCGGCTGGATTTCGATGATTTAAGTTTTCCGCTGGTGACCAACGTGGACGGGGAATTCATTACCACGGGTCTGGCGGCCCGCACGTCTCTGGTGCGACAAGTGTCCTCCCCGGTCATGTGGGAGGACTCGATTCGCGCCATGATCGCTCGGGACATTGACACTTTTGTGGAGGTCGGGCCAGGCCGCGTTCTGTCCGGAGTGGTGAAGCAGATCGACCGAAGCCGAAGGATGCTTAACGTCGAAGATGAAAAGAGTTTAACGGCCACGCTCGAGGCGTTGCACGACGCCGTGCGAACTGGCCGTTGA
- a CDS encoding SCO family protein — MSIELSGVRKTLMVLALALGIGILGLAVFSWRAAGIRANPDLPDYGAVPPFSLTDRTERPVRLSDLQGKVWVVDFIFTTCPGPCPVMTSQMKRLQDELKGRRQVQLVSITVDPETDTPAVLSRYAAAVGGDPERWYFLTGPKNEIRDLANQGLHLAVAENPDAATNPGQGAIIHSTRFVLVDGRAHIRGYFDSTDEQSLRDLVRGIDRLLGEKSN, encoded by the coding sequence ATGAGTATCGAGTTGTCGGGCGTTCGAAAGACCTTGATGGTGCTGGCGCTCGCGCTGGGCATTGGGATTCTAGGACTTGCTGTTTTTTCGTGGAGAGCTGCGGGGATCAGAGCGAATCCGGACCTTCCTGATTACGGCGCTGTTCCCCCCTTCTCTTTGACCGACCGAACTGAGCGGCCGGTGCGACTTTCTGATTTGCAGGGGAAAGTGTGGGTAGTCGATTTCATCTTCACCACCTGCCCCGGTCCGTGTCCGGTCATGACAAGCCAGATGAAACGGTTGCAGGACGAGTTGAAGGGGAGGCGTCAGGTGCAGCTCGTTTCGATTACCGTGGATCCGGAGACCGACACCCCGGCGGTCCTGTCGAGATACGCCGCCGCGGTTGGGGGGGATCCCGAGCGGTGGTACTTTCTAACAGGCCCTAAGAACGAGATTCGCGATCTGGCGAACCAGGGCCTCCATCTCGCCGTCGCTGAGAATCCGGATGCGGCAACGAATCCTGGCCAGGGAGCGATCATTCACAGCACCCGCTTTGTGCTGGTCGATGGCCGGGCACACATCCGTGGATATTTCGACAGCACCGACGAGCAGTCGCTCCGGGATCTGGTCCGGGGGATTGACCGGCTGCTGGGAGAAAAGTCCAATTGA
- the rpmF gene encoding 50S ribosomal protein L32: MPNPKRRHSKARTARRRAHDALTSPSFSECPNCHEMKLPHQACPKCGYYNGKEVIEVEAE; this comes from the coding sequence ATGCCAAATCCCAAGCGCAGGCATTCGAAGGCGCGGACGGCTCGACGTCGTGCGCACGACGCCCTGACGTCACCGTCCTTTTCCGAATGTCCGAATTGTCACGAGATGAAGCTGCCTCACCAGGCATGCCCGAAATGCGGATATTACAACGGGAAGGAAGTCATTGAAGTCGAGGCCGAGTAG
- a CDS encoding peptidase M15 has protein sequence MNLTDHFTLEELTASSTAIRKGIDNTPSAEIIDNLKILADGLEKVRSQVLNNLGMNIDSGFRCVALNTLIGGAANSAHTSGFAADFACAGFGNPLSICQAIQASGITFDQLIQEGTWVHLSFAPTLRRQVLTAHFADGKANYTNGLG, from the coding sequence ATGAATCTAACCGATCACTTCACTCTGGAGGAGCTGACCGCTTCCTCGACAGCCATTCGCAAGGGTATCGACAACACGCCGTCAGCCGAAATAATCGACAATCTGAAAATACTGGCCGACGGCCTTGAAAAAGTCCGCTCACAGGTGTTGAATAATTTGGGGATGAATATCGACTCCGGGTTCCGCTGTGTCGCGCTGAACACCCTGATCGGAGGGGCCGCGAACAGTGCCCACACGAGCGGCTTTGCCGCCGACTTCGCCTGCGCCGGATTTGGCAACCCTCTGAGCATATGCCAGGCAATCCAGGCGTCGGGCATTACCTTCGACCAGCTCATTCAGGAAGGGACTTGGGTGCACCTGTCATTTGCCCCCACCTTGCGCCGCCAAGTGCTCACCGCGCATTTTGCCGACGGAAAAGCCAATTACACCAATGGGCTTGGTTAG
- a CDS encoding tetratricopeptide repeat protein — protein MGKTHLTRHELVKQDEFLVTVTGTWEYLQVHAREILLGIGTVAVVVVAVFGITWFMRNRQQVSNEDISNAIQLYNSPLITDKQRAPLGPNQRIFATAQEKYTKAEQEFARLSRKYNGQVIGETAAYYDAMCKYQLGDSTTAVQQLEALTKTSENVEIGALAKFALAQIYAAQKNTAQVAGLLQQLIDHPTVAVPKITSMMALAEYYKTINNKDAAIQLYKKIQTEFPSFQIQSDVRSRLQELSPGS, from the coding sequence GTGGGGAAAACACATCTGACCCGGCACGAGTTGGTCAAGCAGGATGAATTCCTCGTTACCGTAACGGGGACTTGGGAGTATCTTCAGGTTCATGCGCGGGAAATTTTGCTGGGCATCGGCACGGTAGCAGTGGTAGTCGTCGCGGTTTTCGGGATTACCTGGTTCATGAGGAACAGGCAACAGGTAAGCAATGAGGATATCAGCAACGCCATACAACTGTACAACTCGCCTCTCATCACGGACAAGCAACGTGCCCCGCTGGGTCCGAACCAGCGTATCTTCGCCACCGCCCAGGAAAAATACACCAAAGCCGAGCAGGAATTTGCCCGTCTCAGCCGAAAATACAACGGCCAGGTGATCGGAGAGACTGCGGCCTATTACGATGCCATGTGCAAGTATCAGCTGGGGGATAGCACGACGGCTGTTCAACAGTTAGAGGCCCTTACAAAGACCTCGGAGAACGTGGAGATTGGCGCCCTGGCGAAGTTCGCCTTAGCACAAATCTATGCGGCGCAAAAGAACACCGCCCAGGTGGCCGGACTGCTGCAGCAGTTGATTGACCATCCAACGGTTGCGGTCCCCAAAATCACTTCTATGATGGCATTGGCTGAGTACTACAAGACCATCAATAACAAGGACGCTGCCATTCAGCTTTATAAGAAGATTCAGACCGAGTTCCCCAGCTTCCAGATTCAAAGTGATGTGCGTTCCCGTCTGCAGGAACTGAGTCCTGGCTCCTAG
- a CDS encoding 4Fe-4S dicluster domain-containing protein — protein MESAEVIKSEPKSKGLTTPRKKIPKELAIITENCTGCAGSPACVEYCPVEDCMYWVADEDHPPFGRIEVDAQLCIGCKKCTSKGPDGAFLDGCPWDAIDMVPTEEVEQNLGIKFSR, from the coding sequence ATGGAGTCGGCCGAGGTCATCAAAAGTGAGCCCAAGTCCAAAGGACTGACGACACCCCGGAAGAAAATTCCCAAAGAACTCGCGATCATTACCGAGAATTGTACCGGCTGCGCAGGGTCCCCCGCGTGTGTTGAATATTGCCCGGTGGAAGACTGCATGTATTGGGTTGCAGACGAGGACCACCCTCCCTTCGGCCGCATTGAAGTGGACGCGCAACTTTGCATTGGCTGCAAGAAATGCACCAGCAAGGGTCCTGATGGCGCTTTCCTGGATGGATGCCCCTGGGACGCCATCGACATGGTCCCGACTGAAGAGGTCGAACAGAACCTCGGAATCAAGTTCAGTCGCTGA
- a CDS encoding DUF177 domain-containing protein, producing MFIALKDLAIQPIVISEVLEPGVVDLRSADFRQSGHLSVEAVASLVSEEVRIEGTLEVEIETACSRCLESMRIPVKKSFDLFYRSHKSMGPVERDEEIELRRPDLDVGFYVGTGLELVDTLREQILIELPMKPVCQVGCQGLCPHCGANRNLASCSCGDEEFDPRWAGLSGLKSL from the coding sequence ATGTTTATCGCCCTCAAAGATCTGGCGATTCAGCCGATTGTCATCTCCGAAGTACTGGAACCCGGGGTGGTCGACCTCCGTTCGGCTGATTTCAGGCAGAGCGGGCATTTGAGTGTCGAAGCCGTAGCCTCGCTGGTAAGCGAGGAGGTTCGCATCGAGGGGACCCTGGAGGTTGAGATCGAGACCGCGTGTTCCCGATGCCTTGAGAGCATGCGGATTCCGGTTAAGAAGTCATTCGATCTCTTTTATCGTTCCCACAAGAGCATGGGTCCCGTCGAGCGGGATGAGGAGATTGAATTAAGACGTCCGGACCTGGATGTCGGGTTCTATGTCGGAACGGGATTGGAACTGGTCGACACGCTTCGGGAGCAGATTCTTATTGAGCTTCCCATGAAACCCGTTTGTCAGGTTGGTTGCCAGGGATTGTGTCCCCATTGTGGCGCCAACCGGAACCTGGCATCCTGCAGTTGTGGGGATGAGGAATTTGATCCCCGATGGGCGGGCTTAAGCGGCCTGAAGAGTCTGTAA
- a CDS encoding ABC transporter permease, protein MTSTTAPPHIAGDSDKEESQEFPQGDRFILPLVSLSWRELIRFYRQKHRILGALGTPLVFWLLIGTGLGASFHPPDSVMSRGATAIEYLYPGTLVLILLFTSIFSTISVIEDRREGFLQSVLVAPASTAAIVLGKILGGTVVALLQGILFLSLAPWVGIKVTIISGLVLVALVFVISFGLTALGLTMAWRMQSTQGFHALMNLVLIPLWLLSGAFFPAAGAPRILKWTLRLNPISYAVSSLRRGLYWNTGTPLDEPSMALSVMVVSLFALVLFVAAIRIASAETVGDLK, encoded by the coding sequence ATGACCTCGACGACCGCCCCGCCCCACATTGCCGGTGACTCTGACAAGGAAGAGTCGCAGGAATTTCCCCAGGGCGACCGATTCATCCTCCCGCTGGTTTCGCTCTCGTGGCGCGAACTGATCCGATTCTACCGGCAGAAACATCGAATCTTGGGCGCTTTGGGGACTCCCCTGGTGTTTTGGTTGTTGATCGGAACGGGACTGGGGGCATCCTTTCATCCGCCGGATTCGGTCATGTCCCGGGGGGCGACGGCCATCGAATATCTCTATCCCGGAACGCTGGTCTTGATTCTGCTGTTTACTTCGATATTCTCCACGATTTCGGTCATTGAAGATCGTCGTGAAGGGTTTCTTCAGTCGGTGCTGGTGGCGCCGGCCTCAACGGCCGCCATTGTACTTGGAAAGATTCTGGGGGGCACCGTCGTCGCGCTCTTGCAGGGGATTTTGTTCCTGTCCCTTGCCCCCTGGGTTGGGATCAAGGTCACGATAATTTCGGGGCTCGTCCTGGTGGCGCTGGTCTTCGTGATTTCATTCGGTTTGACGGCCTTAGGGTTGACCATGGCCTGGCGGATGCAATCCACTCAGGGGTTTCACGCCCTCATGAATCTGGTGCTGATCCCGTTGTGGTTATTGTCGGGGGCTTTTTTCCCCGCTGCCGGAGCCCCCCGCATCTTGAAATGGACCCTGAGATTGAATCCGATTTCCTATGCGGTGTCCTCATTGCGTCGAGGCCTCTATTGGAATACGGGGACTCCACTGGATGAACCCTCCATGGCCCTTTCCGTCATGGTGGTAAGCCTGTTCGCCCTCGTCCTTTTTGTCGCTGCAATCCGGATTGCGTCCGCAGAAACCGTGGGAGACCTGAAATGA
- the acpP gene encoding acyl carrier protein — MAANVEEKVKQIIVEQLGVDEAEVTPTASFVDDLGADSLDTVELVMAFEEGFNIEIPDEDAEKIATVKDAVDYIQAHAK, encoded by the coding sequence ATGGCAGCAAATGTCGAGGAAAAGGTGAAGCAGATTATTGTGGAACAGCTCGGCGTGGATGAGGCGGAAGTGACCCCCACGGCGTCCTTTGTGGATGATCTCGGCGCGGATTCACTGGACACGGTGGAATTGGTGATGGCCTTTGAAGAGGGATTCAATATCGAGATTCCTGACGAGGACGCGGAGAAGATCGCCACGGTCAAGGACGCCGTCGACTACATTCAGGCCCACGCAAAATAA
- the plsX gene encoding phosphate acyltransferase PlsX, translating to MIKIAVDAMGSDHAPHSEVEGAMAAVEEYPVAVVLVGPEQGIHAELKRRRCPRHLPIEVQNASQVVTMEDMAAASFRKKRDSSIHVSARLVREGKAAGLVSAGNTGAVMTTSKIVMGVLPSVDRPGLAAVFPTSKGKPAILLDVGANVDCKPFHLEQFAIMGEVYSRVIFNVARPRVGLLSIGEEPSKGNDLTREVYGLLKKSTLNFIGNVEGRDLYNGSCDVIVCDGFTGNVALKVSEGLVEAISTLLREELSATLTSKVGYVLSQKAFANFRRRLDYSEYGGAPLLGLKEVCIICHGRSNGHAIKNAIRVAYEFCNNKLSERIESEIARINATGEVADPRVSVSQNSPSPRRIH from the coding sequence ATGATTAAGATCGCCGTTGACGCCATGGGCAGCGATCATGCCCCGCACAGTGAAGTGGAAGGTGCCATGGCCGCCGTCGAAGAGTATCCCGTGGCGGTGGTCCTGGTCGGGCCGGAGCAGGGGATCCATGCCGAGCTCAAGCGCCGCCGTTGCCCGCGCCACCTCCCCATTGAAGTCCAGAACGCCTCCCAGGTGGTAACGATGGAGGATATGGCGGCGGCCAGTTTCCGCAAGAAACGCGATTCCTCGATCCACGTCTCTGCCCGGTTGGTGCGGGAAGGGAAGGCCGCGGGCTTGGTCAGTGCCGGCAATACCGGCGCCGTCATGACCACCTCCAAGATTGTCATGGGGGTGCTCCCTTCGGTCGATCGTCCCGGACTGGCCGCGGTTTTTCCGACCTCGAAAGGGAAACCGGCCATTCTCCTCGATGTCGGCGCCAACGTCGATTGCAAACCCTTCCACCTCGAACAATTCGCCATCATGGGCGAGGTTTATTCCCGTGTCATTTTTAACGTGGCGCGCCCTCGCGTGGGGCTGCTTTCGATCGGTGAGGAACCCTCCAAGGGAAACGATTTGACCAGGGAGGTCTATGGCCTCCTGAAGAAATCGACGTTGAATTTCATAGGGAATGTTGAAGGCCGGGACCTCTACAACGGGTCCTGCGATGTGATCGTATGCGATGGGTTCACCGGCAATGTGGCGCTCAAGGTGAGCGAGGGCCTGGTGGAGGCGATTTCGACGCTTCTTCGGGAGGAGCTTTCTGCCACGTTGACCTCCAAGGTGGGCTACGTTCTTTCTCAGAAGGCATTTGCCAATTTCAGGCGGCGGCTGGATTATTCCGAGTATGGCGGGGCTCCTCTGCTGGGACTCAAGGAGGTTTGTATCATTTGTCACGGACGCTCAAACGGGCATGCCATTAAGAATGCCATCCGGGTGGCTTATGAATTCTGCAATAACAAATTGAGTGAAAGAATTGAAAGCGAAATCGCTCGAATCAACGCCACCGGCGAGGTTGCAGACCCCCGGGTTTCGGTCTCGCAGAACTCCCCCTCGCCACGGAGAATTCATTGA
- a CDS encoding Fic family protein produces MEPLAIGESFHHRSALIDLMVELVQRSAGLRRSLPESLMRSLADLVRAMNCYYSNLIEGHDTHPIDIERALKDDYSTDARKRALQFEAKAHINVQEWIDGNGLRGRAHTGDGIREIHRRFGELLPDDLLWVEDPVTKERIRVVPGELRRSDVKVGAHVPVSPGALPRFLGRFEEVYGRLSRTESILGAAAAHHRLVWIHPFLDGNGRVARLMTHAMLLEALDTGAVWSAARGLARNVEAYKAHLAACDVIRRNDLDGRGPLSEEALAEFTDFFLRVCIDQVKFMESLLQPDRLRTRILVWVEEEIRLGNLPPKSGSILQAVLYRGELPRGDVAGVVGTGDRQARRIVSALIEKGVLVSESARMPLRLVFPAALASRWMPGLFPEK; encoded by the coding sequence ATGGAGCCTTTGGCGATTGGTGAAAGTTTCCATCACCGGAGCGCGTTGATCGACCTCATGGTCGAACTGGTGCAGAGGTCAGCGGGGCTTCGCCGGAGCCTGCCGGAGAGCCTGATGAGGTCGCTCGCCGATCTGGTGCGCGCGATGAACTGCTATTACAGCAACCTGATCGAAGGGCACGACACGCATCCCATCGATATTGAGCGCGCCCTCAAGGACGACTACAGCACCGATGCACGCAAGCGCGCCCTGCAGTTCGAAGCGAAGGCACATATCAACGTCCAGGAATGGATTGACGGCAATGGTCTGAGAGGGCGGGCGCACACCGGCGATGGCATCCGAGAGATTCACCGCCGCTTCGGGGAATTGTTGCCCGACGATCTGCTCTGGGTGGAAGATCCGGTGACGAAAGAGCGCATCCGGGTTGTGCCGGGTGAACTTCGCAGGAGCGATGTCAAAGTCGGGGCTCATGTCCCTGTCAGTCCCGGCGCTCTCCCACGTTTCTTGGGACGATTTGAGGAAGTTTACGGCCGTCTTAGCAGGACGGAATCGATTCTGGGTGCTGCGGCGGCGCATCACCGGCTCGTGTGGATTCATCCTTTTCTTGACGGCAACGGACGGGTTGCGCGCCTGATGACGCATGCCATGTTGCTGGAGGCGCTCGATACGGGTGCGGTCTGGTCGGCCGCGCGCGGCTTGGCACGCAATGTCGAAGCTTACAAGGCACATCTTGCCGCCTGTGATGTCATCCGGCGCAATGATCTTGATGGCCGCGGCCCCCTCAGCGAAGAGGCATTGGCGGAGTTCACGGATTTCTTCTTGAGAGTCTGCATCGATCAGGTCAAGTTCATGGAGAGCTTGCTCCAACCGGATCGCCTGCGTACACGCATCCTTGTGTGGGTGGAAGAAGAAATCAGGCTCGGCAACCTACCGCCCAAATCAGGAAGCATCCTCCAGGCGGTGCTCTATCGTGGCGAACTGCCGCGCGGAGATGTTGCGGGGGTGGTGGGCACGGGCGATCGCCAGGCGCGCCGCATCGTCTCGGCGCTGATCGAGAAGGGCGTACTGGTCTCTGAGAGCGCCCGCATGCCGCTGCGACTTGTCTTTCCGGCAGCGCTGGCGTCGCGCTGGATGCCAGGGCTGTTCCCCGAGAAGTAA